In Caulobacter soli, one genomic interval encodes:
- a CDS encoding acyl-CoA dehydrogenase family protein: MSVALAPAARAATPIDPDRLEDLTRRLAQTAEAYDRSAEFPRANFDILAQEGLIGLTVAPEHGGGGAGLTEALRVLGAVAKGEPSTALILFMTYAHHAQPDRGRAWPAHIYGRLARQAAAGGGLIGGLRVEPELGTPVRGGLPKTIARRTADGWSISGTKIYSTGSTGLDWFSVWARTDEETPRVGNFLVAADSPGITILPAWDHLGMRATVSHEVAFEDTPVPADHAVDVRAPADWAPKLGDNVQGAWNALAISTIYDGVARAARDWLAAWLNDRVPSNLGASLATLPRTQEKFGEIEALLQVNATLIGDAAARADAGQSLSAVQTNLIKFVATGNAIRAVEIGLELTGNPGVSRKNPLERHYRDVLCSRIHSPQNDTILVAAGRAGLGVFA, translated from the coding sequence ATGTCCGTCGCCCTCGCGCCCGCCGCTCGCGCGGCCACGCCAATTGATCCGGACCGCCTCGAGGACCTGACCCGGCGCCTGGCTCAGACCGCCGAGGCCTATGACCGCAGCGCCGAGTTCCCGCGCGCCAATTTCGATATCCTGGCGCAAGAGGGCCTGATCGGCCTTACCGTCGCGCCCGAGCACGGCGGCGGCGGCGCAGGCCTGACCGAGGCCTTGCGGGTCCTGGGCGCGGTCGCCAAGGGCGAGCCGTCGACGGCCCTGATCCTGTTCATGACCTATGCCCACCACGCTCAACCTGATCGTGGCCGCGCCTGGCCCGCCCACATCTACGGCCGCCTGGCCAGGCAGGCCGCAGCGGGCGGCGGGCTGATCGGCGGCCTGCGGGTCGAACCCGAGCTGGGCACCCCGGTGCGCGGCGGCCTGCCCAAGACCATCGCCCGGCGCACCGCCGACGGCTGGTCGATCAGCGGAACCAAGATCTATTCGACGGGCTCGACGGGCCTGGACTGGTTCTCCGTCTGGGCCAGGACCGACGAGGAGACGCCCCGGGTCGGCAACTTCCTGGTCGCCGCCGACAGCCCCGGGATCACCATCCTGCCGGCCTGGGATCACCTGGGCATGCGCGCCACCGTCAGCCACGAGGTGGCGTTCGAAGACACGCCCGTTCCCGCCGACCACGCCGTCGATGTGCGCGCCCCGGCCGACTGGGCGCCAAAGCTCGGCGACAACGTTCAGGGAGCCTGGAACGCCTTGGCGATCTCGACGATCTACGACGGCGTCGCCCGCGCCGCGCGCGACTGGCTGGCCGCCTGGCTCAACGACCGCGTCCCCAGCAATCTGGGCGCGTCGCTGGCCACCCTGCCCCGCACCCAGGAGAAGTTCGGCGAGATCGAGGCCCTGCTGCAGGTCAACGCCACCCTGATCGGCGACGCCGCCGCGCGGGCTGACGCCGGCCAAAGCCTGAGCGCCGTGCAGACCAACCTCATCAAGTTCGTCGCCACCGGCAACGCCATCCGCGCCGTCGAGATCGGCCTGGAGCTGACCGGCAATCCCGGCGTCAGCCGCAAGAACCCGCTGGAGCGGCACTATCGCGACGTGCTGTGCAGCCGGATCCATTCACCGCAGAACGACACCATCCTGGTCGCCGCCGGCCGCGCCGGCCTCGGAGTTTTCGCATGA
- a CDS encoding phosphate/phosphite/phosphonate ABC transporter substrate-binding protein, producing MTAKASRARAAPARTVASVQGKAALSMYDLPELHAANDALWSAISTRLRARGLTGAPDQLTRDVPAEVLWTHPDLILAQTCGLPLATRLEGQVQVVATPRYRARGCEGIDYRSAVVVRVDHPANSLDDLRGGRCAVNDLHSNSGMNLLRAEIAPLARGRAFFSSVAITGGHLASAMAVARDDADLAAIDCVTFAHLQRWRPQLAKALRVLNWTVRSPGLPLITSLATSPSQLASLREVLAEAAVDPMLREVRDLLLLEGFSVAPAEHYRAVLRLADIARGLGYPHLA from the coding sequence ATGACCGCTAAGGCGTCCAGGGCGAGGGCGGCTCCAGCGCGGACCGTGGCCTCGGTCCAGGGCAAGGCCGCGCTTTCGATGTACGACCTGCCCGAACTGCACGCGGCCAACGACGCCCTTTGGTCGGCGATCTCGACGAGGCTGCGCGCACGCGGGCTGACCGGCGCGCCCGATCAGTTGACGCGCGACGTCCCCGCTGAGGTTCTCTGGACCCACCCCGACCTGATCCTGGCCCAGACCTGCGGTCTGCCCTTGGCCACCCGGCTGGAAGGGCAGGTTCAGGTGGTGGCCACGCCGCGCTACCGCGCCCGGGGATGCGAGGGGATCGACTATCGAAGCGCCGTCGTCGTGCGCGTCGATCATCCGGCCAATTCGCTGGACGACCTGCGGGGCGGGCGCTGCGCGGTCAACGACCTGCACTCCAACAGCGGCATGAACCTGCTTCGGGCCGAGATCGCGCCGCTGGCCCGGGGCAGGGCGTTTTTCAGCTCGGTGGCGATCACCGGCGGCCACCTGGCCAGCGCCATGGCCGTGGCCCGCGACGACGCCGATCTGGCGGCGATCGACTGCGTGACGTTCGCCCACCTGCAGCGTTGGCGGCCGCAGCTCGCCAAGGCGCTGCGGGTCCTGAACTGGACGGTGCGCAGTCCCGGCCTGCCGCTGATCACCAGCCTGGCGACGAGCCCAAGCCAGCTGGCGTCGCTTCGCGAGGTCCTTGCCGAGGCGGCGGTCGATCCGATGTTGCGGGAAGTCCGCGACCTGCTGCTGCTGGAGGGGTTCAGCGTCGCGCCCGCGGAGCACTATCGCGCCGTCCTTCGCCTGGCCGACATCGCTCGCGGTCTGGGCTATCCGCACCTGGCCTGA
- a CDS encoding ABC transporter ATP-binding protein, translating to MGSPTVRLRGFTRRFGDNVVIDGLDLTIAPGEFVALLGASGSGKTTLLRTLAGLDPIGGQDVTTPAARAVVFQDARLLPWKKVWRNVALGLKDNRENDVRTRAEAALKEVGLGHRLDAWPATLSGGESQRTALARALVREPALLLLDEPFAALDALTRLKMHDLVLSLWREHKPAVLLVTHDVDEAIALADRVLVLDKGKIAVEERITLARPRQSDTAFQAIRRRLLGKLGVQAAPAPSPGELVAFPTGEIVN from the coding sequence ATGGGCTCCCCCACCGTCCGCCTGCGGGGCTTCACCCGCCGGTTCGGCGACAACGTGGTCATCGACGGCCTGGACCTGACCATCGCGCCGGGCGAGTTCGTCGCCCTGCTGGGGGCCAGCGGCTCGGGCAAGACCACCCTGCTGCGCACCCTGGCCGGCCTGGACCCGATCGGCGGCCAGGACGTCACCACGCCCGCCGCGCGCGCCGTGGTGTTCCAGGACGCCCGCCTGCTGCCGTGGAAGAAGGTCTGGCGCAACGTGGCGCTCGGCCTGAAGGACAATCGGGAAAACGATGTCCGGACCCGCGCCGAGGCGGCGCTGAAGGAAGTCGGTCTGGGCCACCGTCTGGACGCCTGGCCCGCCACCCTGTCCGGCGGCGAGTCTCAGCGCACAGCCCTGGCCCGCGCCCTGGTCCGCGAACCGGCCCTGCTGCTGCTGGACGAGCCGTTCGCGGCCCTGGACGCCCTGACCCGGCTGAAGATGCACGACCTGGTGCTGTCGCTGTGGCGCGAGCACAAGCCGGCCGTGCTGCTGGTCACCCACGACGTCGACGAGGCCATCGCCCTGGCCGACCGGGTGTTGGTGCTGGACAAGGGCAAGATCGCCGTCGAGGAGCGGATCACGCTCGCGCGTCCGCGCCAGTCCGACACCGCCTTCCAGGCCATTCGACGTCGCCTGCTGGGCAAGCTCGGCGTCCAGGCCGCGCCCGCGCCCAGCCCCGGGGAGTTGGTCGCCTTCCCCACGGGCGAGATCGTCAACTAG
- a CDS encoding ABC transporter substrate-binding protein: protein MTDLERQAWALGEPEPNWNRRFLLGGGLALGGGLLLSGCGRHEQAAEPVLRVSVTGRGEGDQELLQRLAGITTPGFKVNFAHFESGHLVIEALNSRALDYGGMSEIPPVFAAASTTQSFRQIAVLHGDVNNQVVLVPKGSQIQTLADLKDKRIGYVRATTSQYFLIRMLRSVGLDWKDITPVAMGVADGAAAFSSGALDAWAIYGFPIQRALATQGARILKTALGFLSGNYIVSAHVDALADTKKSELIGRYLQITRQGYAWAAGHQDEWTAAIAQEIGVPLAYVRDQFARKSASYELRPVDAAAIASQQEVADVFAGAGLIPRAVDVRPLWDDRFNAILERKA, encoded by the coding sequence GTGACCGACCTGGAGCGACAAGCCTGGGCCTTGGGCGAGCCGGAGCCGAACTGGAACCGCCGCTTCCTGCTGGGCGGAGGCCTCGCCTTGGGCGGCGGACTCCTCCTGAGCGGTTGCGGCCGGCATGAACAGGCCGCCGAGCCCGTGCTGAGGGTGTCGGTCACCGGTAGGGGCGAGGGCGATCAGGAGCTGCTTCAGCGTCTGGCGGGCATCACCACCCCGGGCTTCAAGGTCAACTTCGCCCACTTCGAATCCGGCCATCTGGTCATCGAGGCGCTCAACAGCCGGGCCCTGGACTACGGCGGCATGAGCGAGATCCCACCGGTGTTCGCCGCGGCCTCCACGACACAGAGCTTCCGGCAGATCGCCGTACTGCACGGCGACGTCAACAACCAGGTCGTGCTCGTGCCCAAGGGCTCGCAAATCCAGACCCTGGCGGATCTGAAGGACAAGCGCATCGGCTATGTGCGGGCCACGACCTCACAATATTTCCTGATCCGCATGCTGCGCTCGGTGGGTCTGGACTGGAAGGACATCACCCCGGTGGCCATGGGCGTGGCGGACGGCGCGGCGGCCTTTTCCAGCGGAGCTCTGGACGCCTGGGCCATCTACGGCTTTCCCATCCAGCGGGCCTTGGCGACCCAGGGCGCGCGCATCCTCAAGACGGCGCTCGGCTTCCTGTCAGGCAATTACATCGTCTCGGCCCATGTCGACGCCCTGGCCGATACGAAGAAGTCCGAGTTGATCGGTCGATACCTGCAGATCACCCGCCAGGGCTACGCCTGGGCCGCCGGCCACCAGGACGAATGGACGGCCGCGATCGCCCAGGAGATCGGCGTGCCGCTGGCCTATGTCCGTGACCAGTTTGCGCGCAAGAGCGCCAGCTACGAGCTGCGCCCGGTCGATGCGGCGGCGATCGCCTCGCAGCAGGAAGTCGCCGACGTCTTCGCCGGCGCCGGTCTGATCCCCAGGGCCGTCGATGTGCGTCCTCTGTGGGACGACCGCTTCAACGCCATCCTCGAACGAAAGGCGTAA
- a CDS encoding fatty acid desaturase, with amino-acid sequence MTARRSGPETVGGVEWPTVGLAAVIYGLWAAATYFHDRLPWPVLVVVGGWAIAWHGSLQHEIIHGHPTRSRRLNTALGFAPLSLWLPFEIYRQTHQAHHATEQLTDPAHDPETRYLPASASRLRRAAAALQATLLGRLVLGPAIEIGGFWLDEIGRVGRCEPGRLALWLGHGLAVGLIVAWLWRVCHMPLWLYGLCFIYPGAALSLLRSFAEHRADPTPRRRVAVVERAPILGLLFLNNNLHAAHHDRPGAPWHSLPAFYAKDRERLLRANGGLVYDGYGEIVRRFLFRRHDRAVYPASDGASA; translated from the coding sequence GTGACCGCGAGGCGATCGGGTCCGGAGACGGTCGGCGGCGTGGAGTGGCCGACGGTCGGGCTGGCGGCGGTGATCTACGGTCTGTGGGCCGCGGCGACCTATTTTCATGATCGACTGCCCTGGCCCGTTCTGGTCGTGGTTGGGGGATGGGCGATCGCCTGGCATGGCTCGCTGCAGCACGAGATCATCCATGGGCACCCGACGCGGTCGCGGCGGCTGAACACCGCCTTGGGCTTTGCGCCCTTGTCCTTGTGGCTGCCCTTCGAAATCTATCGCCAGACCCACCAGGCCCACCACGCCACCGAACAGCTGACCGATCCGGCGCATGATCCGGAGACGCGCTACCTGCCGGCCTCGGCGTCCCGGCTTCGGCGCGCCGCCGCGGCCCTACAAGCCACTCTGCTGGGGCGACTGGTTCTGGGGCCGGCCATCGAGATCGGCGGCTTCTGGCTGGACGAGATCGGCCGGGTGGGGCGGTGCGAACCGGGACGGCTGGCGCTGTGGTTGGGGCACGGACTGGCCGTCGGGTTGATCGTCGCCTGGCTCTGGCGCGTCTGCCACATGCCGCTCTGGCTCTACGGACTGTGCTTCATCTATCCGGGCGCCGCCCTGTCGCTGCTGCGCTCCTTCGCCGAGCATCGGGCCGATCCCACGCCCCGGCGCAGGGTCGCCGTCGTCGAGCGCGCGCCGATCCTGGGTCTGCTGTTCTTGAACAACAACCTGCACGCCGCCCACCATGATCGGCCAGGCGCGCCGTGGCATAGCCTGCCGGCGTTCTACGCCAAGGATCGCGAGCGCCTGCTGCGCGCCAACGGCGGCTTGGTGTATGACGGCTATGGCGAGATCGTTCGGCGCTTCCTGTTCAGGCGGCACGACCGCGCCGTCTATCCCGCCAGCGATGGAGCGTCCGCATGA
- a CDS encoding NAD(P)-dependent oxidoreductase: MSLVIASQMEDGFNAELQRHPSAPTLIAAPEADPWSTAADADVLITRPSPAWRGARDLPRPPGWPGRLKWVYSASAGVDFYPSWLLEAPLVTCGRGVASEEIADYVIAAIYLRSKDLDAVRARSPDQWVNVPLGRVAGTTVGLVGFGAIGQAVARRALALGARVTAVRRQRHPPSAVSEVHLLDTLEEVVASADHLVLALPGTAQTRNLIDAAVLAKAKPGAHLINVGRGSVLDHRALIDVLDAGGLGFATLDVTEPEPLPAGHPLWNHPKVRLTPHVASNHTLVRHVFLEKVGDNLGRFARGEDLLDRVDPIAGY; encoded by the coding sequence ATGAGCCTCGTCATCGCCAGTCAGATGGAGGACGGCTTCAACGCGGAGCTTCAACGCCATCCCTCCGCGCCGACCCTGATCGCCGCGCCCGAAGCCGATCCGTGGAGCACGGCGGCCGACGCCGACGTGCTGATCACCCGGCCCAGTCCCGCCTGGCGGGGCGCCAGGGATCTGCCGCGGCCGCCCGGTTGGCCCGGCCGGCTCAAGTGGGTCTACAGCGCCTCTGCCGGTGTCGACTTCTATCCGTCCTGGCTGTTGGAAGCCCCGCTCGTCACCTGCGGTCGCGGCGTGGCGTCCGAGGAGATCGCCGACTATGTGATCGCGGCGATCTATCTGCGCTCCAAGGACCTGGATGCGGTTCGCGCCAGGTCGCCCGATCAATGGGTCAATGTTCCGCTCGGCCGCGTGGCCGGGACCACGGTCGGTCTGGTGGGATTTGGCGCGATCGGCCAGGCGGTCGCCCGCCGGGCCCTGGCGCTCGGGGCGCGCGTCACCGCGGTTCGCCGCCAACGTCATCCGCCCAGCGCGGTGTCGGAGGTCCATCTGCTCGACACGCTGGAAGAGGTTGTCGCCAGCGCTGATCACCTGGTCCTCGCCTTGCCCGGCACCGCCCAGACCCGGAACCTGATCGACGCGGCGGTCCTGGCCAAAGCGAAGCCCGGAGCGCACCTGATCAACGTCGGCCGCGGCTCGGTGCTCGACCACCGGGCCCTGATCGACGTTCTCGACGCCGGCGGCTTGGGGTTTGCGACCCTGGACGTCACCGAGCCCGAGCCCCTGCCCGCCGGCCATCCGCTCTGGAACCATCCCAAGGTGCGGTTGACCCCGCACGTCGCCTCCAATCACACCCTCGTGCGGCACGTCTTTCTGGAGAAGGTCGGCGACAATCTAGGGCGCTTCGCGCGCGGCGAGGATCTGCTCGATCGCGTCGATCCTATCGCCGGGTATTAG